Proteins co-encoded in one Bacteroidota bacterium genomic window:
- a CDS encoding GxxExxY protein, with protein MSLDLDRETERIATTIVDSAFKVHKALGPGLLESVYEICLSHELRLRGLKVETQLAVPIEYEAMQIDAALRLDLLVNSLVIVELKAVEKMIPLYEAQVLSYLRLMKKRLGFIINFNVPLIKDGIKRIVLS; from the coding sequence ATGAGTCTAGACTTGGATCGGGAAACTGAGCGGATAGCAACTACAATTGTAGATTCTGCCTTCAAGGTGCACAAAGCCCTTGGACCCGGTTTGCTGGAATCAGTTTACGAAATCTGCCTGTCTCATGAACTTCGACTGAGAGGCCTGAAGGTCGAAACTCAGCTCGCCGTCCCAATCGAGTACGAAGCAATGCAAATTGATGCTGCTCTTCGGTTGGATTTGCTTGTGAATAGTCTGGTAATAGTTGAACTCAAAGCCGTTGAAAAGATGATTCCTCTCTATGAAGCCCAGGTTTTGTCATATCTACGGTTGATGAAGAAACGCCTTGGTTTTATCATCAACTTCAATGTCCCTTTGATTAAGGATGGCATTAAACGCATAGTTCTCTCATGA
- a CDS encoding FAD-dependent oxidoreductase translates to MKSNVIIIGGGAIGLCSAYYLNKADASVTVIDKGEFGHGSSLHNAGYVCPSHFIPLASPGIISQGLKWMLSPTSPFYVKPRLDSDFVSWAWKFRQSCTQENVSRAMPLLRDLGNASLDLYEEFAALKAFDFEWTPKGLLILYRTEKGRHDCEEEANLAKEVGINARLLDKSSLERLEPNVEMRAEGGLYFPDDCHMTPSKFVEGLARHLETSGVKLLKNTEVSGFRAQGKRIVGVSTSAGDFSADEFVLAGGSWSPGIVKELGIKLLVQAGKGYSVTIPRKENKPAIPLIFTEARVAVTPMGDTIRFAGTMEIAGLDLSITRRRVDAILNSIPNYIGGFEKSDFDGAEPWAGLRPVSPDGVPYIGRFSSYSNLIAATGHAMIGISLAPITGKLVSEIATNAPPSFDLSLTNPDRFA, encoded by the coding sequence ATGAAATCTAATGTAATCATCATCGGCGGCGGCGCAATAGGCCTCTGTTCCGCCTACTACCTCAACAAAGCAGACGCAAGCGTCACTGTTATCGATAAAGGCGAGTTCGGTCACGGCTCGTCGTTGCACAACGCTGGTTACGTGTGCCCGAGCCATTTCATTCCGCTCGCATCACCGGGCATCATCTCACAGGGATTGAAATGGATGCTAAGTCCCACAAGTCCGTTTTACGTCAAGCCACGTCTCGATTCTGATTTTGTTTCGTGGGCGTGGAAGTTCAGGCAATCATGCACACAAGAGAACGTAAGTCGGGCCATGCCGTTGCTCCGCGATCTCGGCAATGCAAGTCTTGACTTGTACGAAGAATTTGCCGCGTTGAAGGCATTTGACTTTGAGTGGACGCCAAAGGGTTTGCTGATCTTGTATCGTACTGAAAAGGGACGACACGATTGTGAAGAAGAAGCAAACTTGGCAAAAGAAGTCGGAATCAACGCACGGCTGCTCGACAAATCGTCCCTCGAGCGACTCGAACCGAACGTCGAAATGCGGGCTGAGGGCGGCTTGTACTTCCCCGACGATTGCCACATGACCCCTTCAAAGTTCGTCGAGGGATTGGCAAGGCATCTTGAGACAAGCGGAGTGAAGCTTCTGAAGAATACAGAGGTTTCAGGGTTTAGGGCTCAGGGCAAACGCATTGTTGGAGTCTCGACTTCGGCAGGTGACTTTTCGGCGGATGAGTTTGTGCTTGCGGGCGGTTCTTGGTCACCTGGGATCGTGAAGGAGTTAGGAATCAAATTGCTTGTTCAGGCTGGCAAAGGATACAGCGTCACCATTCCCCGCAAAGAAAACAAACCAGCAATTCCTCTTATCTTCACCGAAGCTCGCGTCGCTGTTACGCCAATGGGTGATACAATCCGGTTCGCGGGGACGATGGAAATTGCAGGACTCGATCTCAGCATCACGCGCCGCCGCGTTGATGCGATCCTCAATTCCATTCCAAACTACATCGGCGGATTTGAGAAGTCGGATTTTGACGGAGCAGAACCGTGGGCCGGACTTCGCCCTGTGAGTCCTGACGGTGTTCCGTACATCGGCAGATTCTCTTCATACTCGAATCTGATTGCGGCAACGGGACACGCAATGATTGGTATTTCGCTTGCACCGATTACCGGAAAACTCGTTTCCGAAATTGCGACGAACGCGCCACCATCATTCGACTTGAGCTTGACAAATCCTGACAGGTTCGCCTAA
- a CDS encoding PhoH family protein, whose product MARSQKKTFVLDTNVILHDSSCITQFAEHNVVVPVTVLEELDQFKKGNEVLNYHAREFVRTLDELSQDKLFNGGVKIGPKLGKISVKLERELHPDLQLNFSPDKPDHHILNIAYHVAKEKPDVPVTLVTKDVNLRMKAKALGLMSQDYKSDQVKDIDALYTGHRVEENLPGEIIQRLYVKPYHIDEEEIAFKRKLLANEFLVMRNGKHSALAMFYAADHFIRKVEKLSAYGIVPRNAEQTFVLQALLNPDIQLVSISGKAGTGKTLLALAASLECRKYYRQILVARPVIPLSNRDIGFLPGDIEQKLDPYMKPLFDNLAVIQHQFSESDERYKKITQLVQEKKLIIEALAYIRGRSLAKVFFIVDEAQNLTPHEVKTIITRAGEGTKLIFTGDIYQIDHPYLDSRSNGLSYLIEKMKGQPLYAHINLEKGERSELAELASNVL is encoded by the coding sequence TTGGCCCGTTCTCAGAAGAAGACTTTCGTGCTCGACACCAACGTGATTCTGCATGACAGTTCATGCATCACGCAGTTTGCAGAACACAATGTTGTGGTTCCCGTGACCGTGTTGGAAGAGCTGGATCAGTTCAAGAAGGGGAATGAGGTATTGAACTATCACGCACGGGAATTTGTACGGACACTCGACGAACTGAGTCAGGACAAGTTGTTCAACGGCGGCGTGAAGATCGGGCCGAAGCTCGGCAAAATTTCGGTGAAGTTAGAACGGGAGCTTCACCCGGATTTGCAGTTGAACTTCTCGCCCGACAAACCCGATCATCATATTCTGAACATTGCCTATCATGTTGCGAAAGAGAAGCCGGATGTTCCGGTGACGCTCGTGACGAAGGATGTGAATCTGCGGATGAAGGCGAAAGCGCTCGGACTGATGTCGCAAGACTACAAGTCTGATCAGGTGAAGGATATCGATGCGCTGTACACCGGACACAGGGTTGAAGAAAATCTCCCGGGTGAAATCATTCAGCGGTTGTATGTGAAGCCGTATCATATCGATGAAGAGGAGATTGCGTTCAAGCGGAAATTGCTGGCGAACGAGTTTCTCGTCATGCGCAACGGCAAACACTCGGCTCTTGCGATGTTCTACGCTGCCGATCATTTCATCAGGAAAGTTGAAAAGCTCAGCGCTTATGGCATCGTACCGCGCAACGCAGAACAAACATTTGTGTTGCAGGCGCTCCTCAATCCTGATATTCAACTCGTGAGTATTTCCGGAAAGGCGGGAACCGGCAAAACGCTGCTTGCTCTTGCCGCTTCGCTCGAATGCCGCAAATACTACCGGCAGATCCTCGTTGCGCGTCCTGTCATACCGTTGAGCAACCGCGATATCGGCTTTCTTCCCGGCGATATCGAGCAGAAACTTGATCCGTACATGAAGCCGTTGTTCGATAATCTTGCCGTGATTCAACACCAGTTCTCCGAATCGGATGAACGGTACAAGAAGATTACGCAGCTTGTTCAAGAGAAGAAGCTGATCATCGAAGCTCTTGCGTATATTCGCGGGAGAAGTCTGGCAAAAGTATTCTTCATTGTTGACGAAGCGCAGAACCTGACGCCACATGAAGTCAAGACGATCATCACTCGTGCGGGCGAGGGAACGAAACTGATCTTCACAGGTGACATCTACCAAATCGATCATCCGTATCTCGACAGTCGTTCGAACGGGCTCAGCTACTTGATCGAGAAGATGAAGGGACAGCCGCTGTACGCCCATATCAATTTGGAAAAAGGTGAACGCTCCGAGCTTGCAGAGCTTGCGAGTAATGTACTATAG
- a CDS encoding aminopeptidase P family protein: protein MLIQEKVNQAKAILKEFDIDCWITFVRESSLNGDPTLPFLIDGDVTWHSAFILTQTNAYAIVGQYDKRGVEDVQAYDEVVGYVQGIKEHLLAFMKRIDPKKIAVNYSTGSEICDGLTHGMYLTLRDFLYEIDFQDRLISAEKIISALRQRKTKAEIDNIKEAIRITENIYSDVAQFVKPGKTEKEVAEFMRQKVKKAGVTYAWDPKSCPAVFTGPDTAEAHYGPTDRIIERGQILNMDFGLKYNEYCSDLQRTFYILKEGEDKAPPEVQRGFDTIVTSIELARKQMRPGIEGIEIDKTARGYITQAGYPEYPHGLGHQVGRFAHDGTALLGPAWEKYAQKPFQKLEAGMVFTIEPRLPVSGRGIATVEEMVVVKENGAEFLSTPQRELLLVK, encoded by the coding sequence ATGCTCATTCAAGAAAAAGTCAATCAAGCCAAGGCAATCCTCAAAGAATTCGATATTGATTGCTGGATCACGTTCGTCCGGGAAAGCTCGCTCAACGGCGATCCGACACTGCCATTTTTGATAGATGGTGATGTTACCTGGCATTCCGCGTTCATTCTTACGCAAACCAATGCGTATGCAATTGTCGGGCAGTATGACAAACGGGGAGTGGAGGATGTACAAGCGTACGACGAGGTTGTCGGCTACGTACAGGGCATCAAGGAACATCTCCTCGCATTCATGAAGCGCATTGATCCGAAGAAGATTGCCGTGAACTATTCTACCGGAAGTGAAATCTGCGACGGCCTGACGCACGGCATGTACCTGACACTGAGGGACTTTCTGTATGAGATTGACTTTCAGGACAGGCTCATCTCCGCTGAAAAAATCATTTCTGCTCTTCGCCAGCGGAAGACGAAAGCTGAAATAGACAACATCAAAGAAGCAATTCGCATTACAGAGAACATCTACTCAGATGTTGCTCAATTCGTCAAGCCGGGGAAGACAGAGAAAGAGGTCGCGGAGTTCATGAGGCAAAAAGTGAAGAAAGCCGGCGTGACGTATGCGTGGGATCCGAAATCGTGTCCCGCAGTTTTCACCGGGCCCGACACGGCAGAGGCGCATTATGGTCCGACTGATCGAATTATAGAACGCGGGCAAATTCTGAATATGGATTTTGGCCTGAAGTACAATGAGTATTGTTCTGATTTACAGCGAACATTCTACATCCTGAAAGAAGGAGAGGACAAAGCTCCGCCGGAAGTTCAACGAGGGTTCGACACAATTGTGACCTCAATCGAGCTGGCGAGAAAACAGATGCGACCGGGGATTGAGGGAATCGAAATCGACAAGACGGCCCGCGGATACATTACGCAGGCAGGCTATCCCGAATATCCTCACGGTTTAGGACATCAGGTCGGAAGATTTGCGCATGACGGAACAGCGTTGCTCGGTCCCGCATGGGAAAAGTATGCGCAGAAGCCATTTCAGAAGCTTGAAGCGGGCATGGTATTCACGATTGAGCCGCGGCTTCCGGTTTCGGGTCGCGGCATCGCTACAGTCGAGGAGATGGTTGTTGTGAAGGAAAACGGTGCCGAGTTCCTCTCGACTCCTCAGAGGGAACTGCTGCTGGTCAAATAA
- a CDS encoding family 10 glycosylhydrolase, with the protein MTGLVGNARAIYIGTKDSDVGDSERLVGTALISYIVLFSSVSTLNNDIYLDMFKGFSFTVFLLLAVGYNLLPGCTGGSKPTQQLLLPVELRGVWITQHDRVLESRESIATAMQFLADHHFNVVFPVVWNDGMTLFPSTTMKVVFGIEIDTLAAYKGRDPLAEVIEEARKHGIAVIPYFEGGFSAGNSESIIIRSKPHWAARDRTNKIAVKDGVAWLNAFLPEVQNFMFAIIGEVVQKYDIDGVQGGTRLPAQPIEAGYDSVFAAEYTDLHAGTPPPLDISEKHWKFWRAVRLNTFARQVYWKVKATKPKAVVSWSPFVYPWSLDEYLQDWRIWISKSPDGEYSADIMHPRIFRPDIESYKRTLESQHRDSLRIHSEKRYLYPGVLLHEGTFTMSDEFLKEAIRYNRYLGYNGEVFYSYEGLRRDNDRLAKVLKSTHYRLPAKLPFTPSSRKDTSDNP; encoded by the coding sequence GTGACGGGTCTTGTTGGAAATGCAAGAGCCATCTATATCGGAACGAAAGATAGTGATGTTGGAGATTCAGAAAGACTTGTCGGAACAGCGTTGATTTCTTACATTGTGTTATTCTCTTCCGTAAGCACACTCAATAACGACATCTATTTGGATATGTTCAAGGGGTTTTCTTTCACTGTTTTTCTCTTGTTAGCCGTTGGGTATAACCTGCTTCCCGGATGCACGGGTGGCAGCAAACCAACACAACAGCTATTGCTTCCTGTTGAGCTTCGCGGCGTGTGGATCACACAACACGATCGTGTGTTGGAAAGCAGGGAAAGTATCGCAACCGCCATGCAATTTCTTGCCGACCATCATTTCAATGTTGTTTTTCCGGTTGTATGGAACGACGGTATGACGCTGTTCCCCAGCACAACGATGAAAGTGGTATTCGGCATTGAGATAGACACGCTTGCCGCATACAAAGGCCGTGACCCGCTTGCGGAGGTTATCGAAGAAGCGCGCAAACACGGCATCGCCGTTATTCCCTATTTCGAGGGGGGATTTTCGGCCGGCAATTCAGAGAGCATTATCATCCGTTCAAAACCGCATTGGGCTGCCCGCGACCGAACGAACAAGATTGCAGTCAAAGACGGCGTCGCATGGCTGAATGCATTCCTGCCTGAAGTGCAGAACTTCATGTTTGCAATCATCGGCGAAGTAGTTCAGAAATATGATATCGACGGCGTGCAGGGCGGAACACGTCTGCCCGCCCAGCCCATTGAAGCAGGCTACGATTCTGTGTTTGCCGCGGAGTACACCGACCTGCACGCCGGAACGCCCCCACCGCTCGACATCAGTGAGAAGCATTGGAAATTCTGGCGCGCCGTACGCCTCAACACGTTTGCCCGACAAGTCTATTGGAAAGTGAAAGCAACCAAACCGAAGGCGGTGGTTTCCTGGTCCCCCTTCGTGTATCCTTGGTCACTGGACGAGTACTTGCAGGACTGGCGTATCTGGATCAGCAAAAGCCCCGACGGCGAATACTCGGCAGACATCATGCACCCGAGAATTTTCCGCCCCGACATCGAAAGCTACAAACGAACACTTGAATCGCAGCATCGCGATTCTCTCCGCATTCATAGCGAGAAACGGTACCTGTATCCCGGCGTCCTGTTGCATGAGGGCACATTCACCATGTCGGACGAATTCCTGAAGGAAGCAATCCGCTACAACCGCTATCTTGGATACAACGGCGAGGTGTTCTATTCGTATGAGGGACTGAGAAGAGATAACGACAGGCTTGCGAAGGTGCTGAAATCAACTCACTACAGACTGCCGGCAAAACTGCCCTTTACGCCTTCAAGCCGGAAAGATACTTCAGATAATCCGTAG
- a CDS encoding NUDIX hydrolase, with protein sequence MVFEDDAVVLIKRGHEPFKGCYALPGGFVDVNETVEEACKREMLEETGLVVHSLKMIGVYSDPQRDENRHTIAVAFLAEADLSTLKAGDDASHVEQVRDWQSIPLAFDHAKIIREAVRLKS encoded by the coding sequence GTGGTTTTTGAGGACGACGCTGTTGTGCTGATTAAACGCGGGCACGAGCCGTTCAAGGGTTGTTATGCTCTGCCCGGCGGCTTTGTTGACGTGAACGAGACTGTCGAGGAAGCATGCAAACGGGAGATGTTGGAGGAGACCGGACTTGTCGTGCATAGTCTCAAAATGATCGGCGTGTACTCAGATCCGCAACGGGATGAAAACCGGCATACAATTGCAGTTGCATTCCTTGCTGAAGCCGACCTCTCGACGTTGAAGGCGGGCGACGATGCGTCACACGTGGAGCAGGTAAGAGATTGGCAGAGTATCCCGCTTGCGTTCGATCATGCGAAGATCATAAGGGAAGCAGTCCGCCTCAAATCCTGA
- the truA gene encoding tRNA pseudouridine(38-40) synthase TruA → MPRFKLYIEYEGTRYSGWQVQKNARTVQGDLIGAMKTVFKTSDFEFHGAGRTDAGVHALMQVSHLDVKTMLAPEIIRMKVNDELPADINIIEVEKTRPDFHARHDAVARSYLYQISRRRTAFGKRYVWWIKDKLDVRKMEPALHLFAGMKNMQSFTDDDPEEKSTKVLIESVEIVEAGDLILLRIVGSHFVWKLVRRIVGVVAEVGRGKLDVEDVRRFLTIKSNEPAAFTSPPSGLFLERVYYKGDKKETGLQPTIHLPGFRR, encoded by the coding sequence ATGCCCCGTTTCAAACTCTATATCGAATACGAAGGAACCCGCTACAGCGGCTGGCAGGTGCAGAAGAATGCGCGCACGGTTCAGGGGGATCTGATCGGGGCGATGAAGACGGTGTTCAAGACAAGCGATTTCGAGTTTCACGGCGCCGGACGGACTGACGCCGGCGTGCATGCGCTGATGCAGGTTTCCCACCTCGACGTGAAAACAATGCTCGCTCCGGAAATCATCCGGATGAAAGTGAATGATGAGCTTCCGGCGGACATCAATATCATTGAGGTAGAAAAGACCCGACCCGATTTTCACGCACGACACGACGCCGTTGCACGCAGCTATCTCTACCAGATTTCCCGTCGCCGCACGGCGTTCGGCAAGCGGTACGTTTGGTGGATTAAAGACAAACTTGACGTCCGAAAGATGGAGCCAGCGTTGCATCTCTTTGCGGGCATGAAGAATATGCAATCATTCACTGATGACGATCCGGAGGAGAAGTCAACGAAGGTATTGATCGAGTCTGTTGAGATTGTGGAAGCAGGCGATCTGATTCTCCTGCGCATCGTCGGTTCCCATTTTGTGTGGAAGCTCGTTCGTCGCATTGTCGGAGTTGTGGCGGAAGTCGGACGGGGAAAGCTTGACGTTGAGGATGTTCGTCGATTTCTCACCATCAAATCCAACGAACCGGCAGCTTTCACATCTCCACCATCAGGACTCTTTCTTGAACGCGTCTATTACAAAGGTGACAAGAAAGAAACAGGGCTGCAACCGACAATCCATCTGCCCGGTTTCAGGCGATAA
- a CDS encoding redoxin domain-containing protein, translating into MTATEIQPQTTRAHEVFGDFWFNSEPVIISALRGRVVLIQFWDYTCGSSLRAVPYVNEWYKRYRQHGLVVIGVHTPKFPFGKNPEYVQKAIERLGISYPVVMDNEAVIAARYGNRDWPTTYLIDKHGFIRYKNTGEGQYATTERVLQTLLYDAGVFDEMPMVMEPLREEDKAGSVLYRSTPELFAGYLRGSIGNVEGYAPESVVHYDDPDFYLGDRIYAVGVWMNDRNSLRHDEHGTGKIILRYHALGVNVVAKPEGSNAIEVVVTQDDEFLTGENRGNDIEIDSEGRSVVAISEPRMYNLVKNPAYGEHVLRLVTESDAFSLYSFTFVSSVIPELISNN; encoded by the coding sequence ATGACGGCGACTGAAATCCAACCGCAAACAACACGCGCGCACGAGGTATTCGGCGATTTCTGGTTCAACTCTGAACCGGTAATCATTTCTGCTTTGCGGGGTCGCGTGGTGCTGATCCAGTTCTGGGATTACACGTGCGGCAGCTCTTTGCGTGCGGTGCCGTATGTCAATGAATGGTACAAGCGCTACCGGCAGCATGGCTTGGTTGTGATTGGAGTGCACACACCGAAGTTTCCTTTCGGCAAAAATCCGGAATACGTGCAAAAGGCTATCGAGCGGTTGGGAATTTCGTACCCTGTTGTGATGGATAATGAGGCGGTTATTGCCGCACGATATGGCAACCGCGATTGGCCGACGACATATCTTATCGACAAACACGGCTTCATACGCTACAAGAACACGGGTGAGGGGCAGTACGCAACTACGGAGCGTGTGTTGCAGACGCTGTTGTATGATGCGGGGGTTTTCGACGAAATGCCGATGGTGATGGAACCGTTGCGGGAAGAAGACAAAGCGGGCTCCGTCCTGTACCGGTCAACGCCCGAGCTCTTTGCCGGCTATTTGAGAGGAAGCATAGGTAATGTGGAAGGCTACGCGCCGGAGTCGGTTGTGCACTATGATGACCCTGATTTCTATCTCGGCGACAGAATTTACGCGGTCGGCGTTTGGATGAATGACCGCAACAGCTTGCGTCATGATGAACATGGAACAGGAAAGATCATTCTCCGTTATCATGCGCTTGGAGTAAACGTTGTGGCAAAACCGGAAGGCAGCAACGCAATTGAAGTTGTTGTGACGCAAGATGATGAGTTTCTCACCGGTGAAAACAGGGGCAACGATATTGAGATTGACAGTGAAGGAAGAAGTGTTGTCGCTATTTCCGAGCCGCGGATGTATAATTTGGTAAAGAATCCCGCCTACGGTGAGCATGTTCTGCGGCTTGTGACGGAGAGCGACGCATTCTCTCTTTATTCGTTTACATTCGTGTCGAGTGTTATTCCTGAATTGATATCGAATAACTGA